The following nucleotide sequence is from Desulfobacterales bacterium.
TCGGTGGGGCTGGAGGATGGCACCCGCGCGGATCGCGAGTTCCTGGACGCGGTCTGCCGGCAGGCGGAGAAGCACAGCGCCAGGAGGGTCCGGCTGGCCGATACGGTGGGGATCGCCGACCCGGCATCGATAAAGGAACAGGTCCGGCGGATGGCAAATAAAACAGATCTGGAAGTGGGGGTCCACTGTCACAACGATTTCGGCATGGCCACGGCCAATGCCCTGCACGCCCTCGAATCCGGCGCCCATTGGGCCGACGTCACGGTGGCCGGGATAGGCGAGCGGGCCGGCAACGCCCGGCTGGAAGAGGTGGCCGGATATCTTTCACTCCGCCGGGGCCGCGCCTATGATGTATCCCGCCTGGCGCCCCTTGCCAGAAGCGTGGCCGCCATGTCCAGCCGGACGATCCCGCCCCATCAACCCGTGGTGGGCAGGGAAATATTCACCTGCGAGACCGGGCTCCATCTCCAGGGGCTGGAAAAGGACCCGGCCAGCTACGAGCCCTATGCCCCGGAAAGGGTGGGCGCCAGACGTCAGCTTCGGTTCGGCGCCAAGCTGGGCCGCCGGGCCATCCGCGACCGGATCGCGGCCACCGGCCACAGCCTGTCGGAGCCGCAACTCGACGAATTGGCAACCACCATGCGGAGTTTTTTTAAACAGAACCGCGGCTCGCTCACCCTGGCCGAGTTCGATATACTGGTTGCCTCGCTGGCAGAGGGATTACCCAACTCCTTGACCCCGGTGAACGGTTACCAGAGACAGGTGCGGCGTCCCCTGTGATCGCCCAGGTTATAATAAATGCGTTGTTTTCTCATTTAACAAACCTTCTTCTTGGCTGATCTGGACAGAGATAAGGATATGGCAGCGGTGGAAACACCAGACTGTCTGGCCGTTTCAGCAAGAGACACCCCTAATTCTTCAACCAGTTTTCGGGCTATCAGCAACCTTGCCGCCGCAATCGGCCGCCGCCTACTTCCGGAACGAAGTTCCTTGATGTTGACTCCTTCTTCTTGGCAGATCGTAGAAATTAC
It contains:
- a CDS encoding pyruvate carboxyltransferase translates to MKGLVDSTLREGQQRVNVFFTLAQKKEIYSQLCRVGVEEIELGIATAHDHELAELISWCRQQGGCNRLALWSRCRAEDIRLAAALKPDVLSLSIPVSDLHITKKLGKDRQWVLDTLTASLQLAHCLGFPYVSVGLEDGTRADREFLDAVCRQAEKHSARRVRLADTVGIADPASIKEQVRRMANKTDLEVGVHCHNDFGMATANALHALESGAHWADVTVAGIGERAGNARLEEVAGYLSLRRGRAYDVSRLAPLARSVAAMSSRTIPPHQPVVGREIFTCETGLHLQGLEKDPASYEPYAPERVGARRQLRFGAKLGRRAIRDRIAATGHSLSEPQLDELATTMRSFFKQNRGSLTLAEFDILVASLAEGLPNSLTPVNGYQRQVRRPL